The Polyangium mundeleinium genome contains the following window.
CCGTGGATTGCCCGATGTACGAAATGTCGGCCTCGTAGCCGCCGGTCGGCATCGTGCCGGGCGCGTACAGGATCACCCATTCACGCTGGAAATTGAGGTCTTCCGGCGGCGGGCTGCCGACGAAAGTCTGGTACATCCGCGGCGACGTCAAGAGGGTCCGCAGCTCGCCGCGCGGCCGGCCGGAGGCGCGTACTTCCAGCTCCGTGAAAGGCACGGCGATCTCGCCCGGGTTCGGCGCCCGCGGCGGACGTCTGCTTCCTTCCCTGGCCGAGGCGTCACTGAGGGCCGTGCACGAAACGACCGCCACGAGAGCCCAGCCGAGCACGTTCTTCCGGAAAAACGTCTTCATGAATCCCCCGGGGCGAGGTGCCCGGCAAGAGCCGGGCCGACCAGGCTGGACCACGCATTCCGCTTTTCCAGCTCCTCGAATGTGGAATCACTCGGCATTCCGACTTCGAAGAAACCCCAGGTTCGGGGCGGCGGGCGCGGCGCTGGGCCGTGGACGGGCGGCGGGCGGCGCGTTAGGCTCAGCCTGCTCGTGGCCTGGCCTGGAGGAGCACGATGATGACGATTTTGCGAGGCAAGCGCCTTTCCCTCGGCCTCCCGGCCGCGCTCATGGTT
Protein-coding sequences here:
- a CDS encoding protease complex subunit PrcB family protein codes for the protein MKTFFRKNVLGWALVAVVSCTALSDASAREGSRRPPRAPNPGEIAVPFTELEVRASGRPRGELRTLLTSPRMYQTFVGSPPPEDLNFQREWVILYAPGTMPTGGYEADISYIGQSTDGRTLTIETRLFEPGPHCFVTQALTNPYVLARFPRPETTRRVVFSHVTEVRDCTSEPMLSRPDDEASRE